The following proteins are encoded in a genomic region of Spirosoma sp. SC4-14:
- a CDS encoding fasciclin domain-containing protein produces MKNKATFCLLALGAALATDAVWAQTTPTGTATSTTYPTGAIAPDSTPASSRSQRRAMKRNKKAMQQNARTHSGTSTSIQDAEYRQSSTSDGTAINNSNTTNYNSNNVTNAPTGVGSNPSTVINPTPAEQVSNGQNNSAARSSVSSDGKTYSPNTGITPSGTSVSTSGTGEAVSGARSSEMPAAKAGSTNREASVGDFISSSPNFTTLQNALQSADLFETLKGSGPYTVFAPSNKAFKKLPTSAQNGLLEGRNRDALKQLLSYHVVRGEVDMAELNRRIKAGNGKVELQTLAGTTLTAKSGSNGSIEISDDQDHTATIDAGDNYKSGNGVVHGINVVLMPKAASSMFK; encoded by the coding sequence ATGAAAAATAAAGCAACCTTTTGTTTGCTGGCGCTCGGAGCAGCACTGGCCACTGACGCCGTCTGGGCACAAACCACGCCCACCGGAACCGCTACCTCGACAACCTACCCCACTGGTGCTATTGCCCCCGATTCAACTCCGGCTTCGTCGCGAAGTCAGCGACGGGCCATGAAACGTAATAAAAAAGCCATGCAGCAGAACGCCCGTACGCATTCAGGAACATCGACCAGCATACAGGATGCCGAATACCGGCAAAGCTCAACCAGCGATGGTACGGCTATCAATAATAGCAATACCACAAACTACAATAGCAATAACGTTACTAATGCTCCAACAGGGGTTGGCAGTAATCCATCGACGGTAATCAATCCAACCCCGGCCGAACAGGTCAGCAACGGTCAGAACAATTCGGCAGCACGAAGCTCGGTCAGTAGCGACGGCAAAACTTATTCGCCCAATACGGGCATAACGCCATCGGGAACCAGTGTTAGCACATCGGGAACGGGTGAAGCCGTATCGGGCGCCCGAAGCAGCGAAATGCCTGCTGCAAAAGCAGGCAGTACCAATCGGGAAGCTAGTGTGGGCGACTTCATCTCGTCGTCACCCAATTTCACAACACTTCAAAATGCGCTTCAATCGGCCGATTTGTTCGAAACCCTGAAAGGAAGCGGCCCTTATACCGTTTTTGCGCCATCGAACAAAGCCTTTAAAAAATTACCAACCAGCGCCCAGAATGGCTTGCTCGAAGGCCGTAATCGCGATGCTCTGAAACAGCTACTCTCCTATCATGTAGTACGTGGCGAAGTCGATATGGCCGAACTCAATCGGCGTATTAAGGCTGGTAATGGTAAAGTTGAGCTACAAACTCTGGCCGGAACTACACTAACGGCCAAATCGGGATCGAACGGCAGTATAGAAATTTCCGACGATCAGGACCATACGGCTACTATCGACGCGGGTGATAACTACAAATCCGGAAATGGTGTAGTACACGGCATTAATGTTGTGCTGATGCCCAAAGCTGCCAGTTCGATGTTTAAGTAA
- a CDS encoding gluconate:H+ symporter: MPLVITTLAILVLIALISYIRIHAFLAFLVVSMAVGLALGMQPLPILESIQKGIGGTLGSIVGIIALGAMLGKLVATSGAAQQIAVTMMALVGTRHARWAFMVTGFIVGLPLFYSVGFMLLSPLVITVAYRYKLPALYIGLPMLASLSVTQGYLPPHPAPLAILKQFNADIGLTLFYGILVSIPAILISGALFGSTLKRYTTLPNKAFMAAELADEQMPSVGISFFTVLLPILLIGLSTLLTPFLATESVFAQILVTLGEPTVSMLISVLVAGITLGIWRGKSMADVTALLAESVKEVAMLFLIFGGAGALKQVLTDGGVSQTIADLMQHSSLHPYLLAWTMAAIIRVCVGSSTVSGITTAGFVTPLLQSSGVEPNLMVLSIGAGSMMFSHVNDTGFWLFREYFQLSMADTLKTWSIMETLVSLSGLAGVMLLSLVIH; the protein is encoded by the coding sequence ATGCCACTAGTCATTACAACGCTCGCCATTCTGGTTCTGATTGCCCTCATTTCGTACATACGTATCCACGCCTTTCTGGCTTTTCTGGTTGTTTCGATGGCGGTTGGGCTGGCCCTGGGAATGCAACCTCTGCCTATTCTGGAATCGATCCAGAAAGGTATCGGCGGTACGCTTGGCTCTATTGTGGGTATTATTGCATTGGGGGCCATGTTGGGGAAACTAGTGGCCACAAGTGGGGCTGCTCAACAGATAGCCGTAACGATGATGGCGCTGGTTGGAACCCGCCATGCGCGATGGGCTTTTATGGTCACGGGGTTTATTGTGGGGTTACCCTTGTTTTACTCGGTGGGTTTTATGCTGCTGTCGCCGTTGGTGATTACGGTGGCCTATCGCTACAAACTGCCTGCCTTATATATTGGTTTGCCCATGCTGGCGTCGTTGTCGGTCACGCAGGGGTATTTGCCCCCACATCCGGCTCCACTGGCCATTCTCAAACAATTTAACGCCGATATTGGACTTACGTTATTTTACGGCATCCTGGTATCGATTCCGGCTATTCTGATATCGGGAGCTTTGTTTGGGTCGACTCTCAAACGCTATACTACCCTACCCAACAAGGCATTTATGGCTGCTGAGCTGGCCGATGAACAAATGCCATCCGTTGGTATAAGTTTCTTTACGGTACTATTGCCGATTCTGCTAATCGGATTGAGCACCCTGCTGACACCGTTCCTGGCAACTGAATCGGTTTTTGCACAGATTCTGGTAACTCTGGGAGAACCAACTGTCAGTATGCTGATTTCGGTGCTTGTGGCAGGTATTACGCTTGGTATCTGGCGAGGTAAATCAATGGCCGACGTAACGGCGTTGCTGGCCGAATCAGTCAAAGAAGTCGCGATGCTGTTCCTGATTTTTGGTGGTGCGGGCGCGCTTAAGCAGGTGCTGACTGATGGGGGCGTGAGCCAGACCATTGCCGATCTGATGCAGCATTCGTCGCTGCACCCTTATTTGCTGGCCTGGACAATGGCCGCCATTATTCGGGTGTGCGTTGGGTCTTCGACCGTTTCGGGCATCACCACAGCGGGTTTTGTGACCCCTTTATTACAATCGTCGGGTGTAGAACCTAATTTAATGGTGCTCAGCATCGGTGCCGGAAGCATGATGTTCTCGCACGTAAACGACACTGGTTTCTGGCTGTTTCGTGAATACTTTCAGCTATCGATGGCCGATACACTAAAAACCTGGTCGATTATGGAAACACTGGTCTCACTATCAGGGCTGGCAGGTGTGATGCTGCTGAGTCTGGTTATTCATTAA
- a CDS encoding GH92 family glycosyl hydrolase yields the protein MKKTLYFLILTALSTTAYAQYQPQPADRVELVNPLVGTESKPSLSNGNTYPAIALPWGMNFWMPQTGKMGNGWAYTYNADRIRGFKQTHQPSPWMNDYGQFSIMPMAGKLRINEDERASWYSHKSEVAKPYYYSVYLADHDVTTEITPTERAASFRFTFPQSDSSFVVIDAFDKGSYIKLIPKEQKIIGYTTRNSGGVPANFKNYFVIYFDKPFASAQTWHDSTFAKDTLELTATHAGAAIGFKTKKDEQIHARIASSFISFDQAERNLKEIGNDSFDRVREKAKTAWNNELGRIQVEGGSLAQQQTFYSCLYRSLLFPRKFYELDEHQNVVHYSPYNGQVLPGYMFTDTGFWDTFRSMFPFLNLMYPSLNTHMQEGLANAYKEGGWLPEWASPGLRNTMIGSNSASVIADAYLKGGRGYDINALYEAILKNSENEGPLDAVGRRGVAYYNKLGYVPYDVQINENAARTLEYAYDDFAIYQLAKALNRPQAEIDRFAKRCQNYRNLFDKQSGLMRGRNQDGTFQSPFNPFKWGDAFTEGNSWHYTWSVFHDIAGLIDLMGGRKKFVEKLDSVFTMPPVFDESYYHFVIHEIREMQIANMGQYAHGNQPIQHMIYLYTYAGEPWKAQYWLREVMNRLYLPTPDGYCGDEDNGQTSAWYVFTAMGFYPVCPATDQYVVGAPLFKKIRVTLENGNQLIINAPANDDQNRYIGSMKLNGQPYSKNWLSHQELQKGAIIDVEMVSRPNKHRGTDTTDFPYSFSSEKK from the coding sequence ATGAAAAAGACACTCTATTTCCTCATCCTCACAGCGCTTTCCACCACGGCGTATGCACAGTACCAACCTCAACCAGCCGACCGGGTCGAACTCGTTAACCCGCTTGTCGGTACGGAATCCAAACCAAGTTTATCGAACGGCAATACATATCCGGCCATTGCCCTGCCCTGGGGCATGAACTTCTGGATGCCACAAACCGGAAAAATGGGCAACGGATGGGCTTATACCTACAACGCCGACCGGATTCGCGGCTTCAAACAAACGCACCAGCCTTCGCCCTGGATGAACGACTACGGCCAGTTTTCCATTATGCCAATGGCGGGAAAACTCCGAATCAATGAAGACGAGCGAGCCAGTTGGTACTCCCACAAATCGGAAGTAGCCAAGCCTTATTACTATAGTGTGTATCTGGCCGACCATGATGTCACGACCGAAATTACCCCCACCGAACGCGCAGCCAGCTTCCGTTTTACATTTCCCCAAAGCGATAGCTCATTTGTCGTAATCGATGCATTCGATAAGGGTTCATACATCAAACTGATTCCGAAAGAACAAAAGATTATCGGCTACACAACCCGTAACAGCGGTGGCGTACCGGCCAATTTCAAAAACTACTTTGTCATCTATTTCGACAAACCATTCGCGTCGGCTCAAACCTGGCACGACTCTACTTTTGCCAAAGATACGCTGGAGCTGACCGCCACTCATGCGGGAGCGGCCATTGGCTTTAAGACAAAAAAAGATGAACAGATTCATGCCCGCATCGCTTCTTCGTTCATCAGTTTCGACCAGGCCGAACGCAATCTGAAAGAAATTGGTAACGATTCGTTCGACAGGGTTCGGGAAAAAGCCAAAACAGCCTGGAACAACGAACTCGGCCGGATTCAGGTAGAAGGTGGCTCGCTGGCGCAGCAGCAAACGTTTTACTCCTGCCTATACCGTTCGTTACTGTTTCCCCGTAAATTTTACGAACTCGACGAACATCAGAACGTGGTTCATTACAGTCCCTACAATGGTCAGGTATTGCCAGGCTATATGTTTACTGATACTGGCTTCTGGGACACCTTCCGCTCCATGTTTCCGTTCCTCAATCTGATGTATCCATCGCTGAATACGCATATGCAGGAAGGGCTGGCCAATGCCTATAAAGAAGGTGGCTGGCTACCCGAATGGGCCAGTCCGGGGTTGCGCAATACAATGATTGGCTCCAACTCGGCATCGGTCATTGCCGACGCGTATCTAAAAGGCGGGCGAGGCTACGACATCAATGCCCTCTATGAAGCTATTCTGAAAAATTCCGAAAATGAAGGACCATTGGATGCCGTTGGTCGGCGGGGTGTTGCTTACTACAACAAACTGGGCTATGTTCCCTACGATGTACAGATCAACGAAAATGCAGCCCGCACGCTGGAATATGCCTACGACGATTTTGCCATTTATCAACTGGCAAAAGCCCTGAATCGCCCGCAGGCCGAAATCGATCGATTCGCCAAACGGTGCCAGAACTACCGTAATCTGTTCGATAAGCAAAGCGGACTGATGCGCGGCCGCAACCAGGACGGAACGTTTCAGAGCCCGTTCAATCCCTTCAAATGGGGCGATGCATTTACCGAAGGCAACAGTTGGCACTATACCTGGTCGGTTTTTCACGATATTGCCGGGCTGATCGACTTAATGGGTGGCCGGAAGAAGTTTGTCGAAAAACTGGACTCGGTCTTTACCATGCCGCCCGTTTTTGATGAAAGCTATTACCACTTTGTTATCCACGAAATCAGGGAAATGCAGATCGCCAACATGGGTCAGTATGCCCACGGCAATCAGCCTATTCAGCATATGATTTACCTCTATACGTATGCGGGCGAACCCTGGAAAGCTCAGTACTGGCTTCGCGAAGTAATGAACCGACTCTACCTGCCTACGCCCGATGGCTATTGTGGTGATGAAGATAACGGCCAAACATCGGCCTGGTATGTGTTTACGGCTATGGGCTTCTACCCGGTTTGTCCTGCCACCGATCAATATGTTGTTGGCGCACCGCTGTTCAAAAAAATCAGGGTAACCCTGGAAAACGGTAACCAGCTTATTATCAATGCGCCAGCCAACGACGATCAGAATCGGTATATCGGCTCAATGAAGCTAAATGGCCAACCCTATAGCAAAAACTGGCTAAGCCATCAGGAGTTGCAGAAAGGAGCGATTATTGATGTTGAGATGGTGAGCCGCCCCAACAAACACCGCGGCACCGATACCACTGATTTTCCTTATTCCTTTTCGAGCGAGAAGAAATAA
- a CDS encoding sigma-70 family RNA polymerase sigma factor, whose protein sequence is MKRQSSLVSESVLIEKLNKRDEQAFHWLYDQYSPALYGVVLRIVRDEEQAQDLVQDIFVKIWKNLDAYDASKGRLFTWMLNVARNTAIDALRARKTQPSPSNAIRTDEENVHIVDRQHNTEQPNPDHIGIQEVVSQLRPERRQLIDLVYFGGYTHEEAAEELNLPLGTVKTRIRAALQELKQLFKS, encoded by the coding sequence GTGAAACGACAGTCATCTCTAGTATCGGAAAGTGTCCTGATCGAAAAGCTTAACAAGCGCGATGAGCAGGCATTTCATTGGCTGTACGATCAATACTCGCCCGCTCTCTACGGTGTTGTTTTGCGCATTGTGCGTGACGAAGAACAAGCTCAGGATCTCGTTCAGGATATTTTCGTAAAAATCTGGAAAAATTTAGATGCTTACGATGCCAGCAAAGGCAGGTTGTTTACGTGGATGCTGAATGTAGCCAGAAACACGGCTATAGACGCCCTACGAGCCAGAAAAACGCAGCCTTCGCCATCCAATGCAATCCGAACCGACGAAGAGAACGTACATATTGTTGATCGCCAGCACAATACTGAACAACCCAATCCCGACCATATTGGGATCCAGGAGGTTGTAAGCCAATTACGTCCTGAACGCAGGCAGTTGATCGATCTGGTTTATTTTGGGGGCTATACCCACGAAGAAGCCGCTGAAGAATTAAATCTGCCCCTCGGAACGGTCAAGACCCGAATTCGTGCCGCGCTGCAGGAACTAAAACAATTATTCAAGTCATGA
- a CDS encoding anti-sigma factor produces the protein MNVTEYIASGILESYVMGAVSDQERREIECLSTIYPEIQQELDQLSLSIENYALLHSVEPPAELKSRIMAQIPFEQTTEPVVRPMPVDFSTDRPTFKVTWIAAASVGLLMFVFSFFLLSRLRSNQEMVAQLQTANESLEKEVSQLKESQSANDQLLALLKQPGTRTFELRGNEKAPNGDMFVFWNSKTHEVAVEVRSLPALPADQQYQLWSLVGGKPVDAGVFDANSTNPLPQRLNRSIDRAEAFAVTVEKRGGSPTPTLSTLLAIANVDA, from the coding sequence ATGAATGTAACGGAGTATATAGCGTCTGGCATCCTGGAATCTTACGTTATGGGCGCGGTCAGCGACCAGGAGCGACGTGAGATCGAATGCCTGTCGACTATTTACCCTGAGATTCAGCAGGAGTTAGATCAGCTCAGCCTCTCTATCGAGAATTATGCCCTACTCCACAGTGTTGAACCACCTGCTGAATTGAAGTCGCGGATTATGGCTCAAATTCCATTTGAGCAAACCACTGAGCCGGTGGTCAGACCAATGCCGGTCGATTTCAGTACGGATCGCCCCACGTTTAAGGTTACCTGGATTGCAGCCGCATCGGTTGGCTTGCTGATGTTCGTTTTCTCGTTTTTCCTGCTTTCCCGCCTACGGAGCAATCAGGAAATGGTAGCCCAGCTACAAACAGCCAACGAGTCGCTGGAAAAAGAAGTGAGCCAGTTAAAAGAATCGCAGAGCGCCAATGATCAATTACTGGCCCTATTGAAACAACCGGGTACCCGTACGTTTGAATTACGAGGGAATGAAAAAGCGCCCAATGGCGATATGTTTGTCTTCTGGAATTCCAAAACGCATGAAGTGGCTGTAGAAGTACGGTCGCTGCCAGCGCTTCCTGCCGATCAGCAATATCAGCTCTGGTCGCTGGTTGGCGGCAAACCCGTCGATGCCGGTGTTTTCGATGCCAACAGTACCAATCCGCTCCCTCAGCGATTGAACCGCTCAATCGACCGGGCCGAAGCATTTGCCGTAACCGTCGAAAAACGAGGAGGCAGTCCTACGCCAACTCTCTCCACATTGCTGGCGATAGCAAACGTCGATGCCTGA
- the msrB gene encoding peptide-methionine (R)-S-oxide reductase MsrB: MKNTRLLRLPASLVSGLLFLIIATAGPSGQVLAQSSATARKVVKTDAEWKKVLTPDQYAVLREHGTERAFTSPLNNIHDHGTFYCAGCHNPLFSSATKFDSGTGWPSFYAPISKTAVKETVDKSYGMVRTEVLCSVCGGHLGHVFDDGPKPTGLRYCMNGVAMTFEKK, from the coding sequence ATGAAAAACACCAGATTATTACGCCTGCCTGCCAGCCTAGTGTCGGGCTTATTGTTTCTCATTATCGCTACGGCTGGCCCATCGGGGCAGGTTTTGGCACAATCGTCGGCCACTGCCCGGAAGGTAGTAAAAACAGACGCCGAATGGAAGAAGGTTCTCACGCCAGATCAATATGCGGTTTTGCGCGAACACGGCACCGAACGTGCTTTTACCAGTCCGCTGAATAATATTCATGACCACGGCACCTTCTATTGTGCTGGCTGCCACAATCCACTTTTTTCATCGGCTACCAAATTTGATTCGGGTACCGGATGGCCGAGCTTCTATGCTCCCATTTCGAAAACTGCCGTTAAAGAAACCGTCGATAAGAGCTACGGAATGGTTCGCACCGAAGTACTTTGCAGCGTTTGCGGAGGGCACCTGGGCCACGTTTTTGACGATGGCCCCAAACCAACCGGTCTGCGTTACTGCATGAATGGAGTAGCCATGACATTTGAAAAGAAGTAA
- a CDS encoding transglycosylase domain-containing protein, translated as MSEYRERFRAVRHAFGAFRRRMRQRRTKFGNVRRGVGRQIYRQTARIAGEERVSSWVSTYHEYRNRFRSFIHQYIDPDSWYYPYLKYGIKGGLIAALALGLYVFIINYNFLYLTGEMPSVEELKNPKLNQSSEIYSQDGVMIGKFYAENRTPIKYENIPKQLINALVATEDARFYEHGGVDPRAIARALFSFGREGGGSTITQQLAKNLFKTRRKSNSGLLTRIPFIRKVIYKSKEWLMALKLERNFSKQEIITYYFNTVDFGSNAFGLKTAARTFFNKLPDSLNVQEGAVLVGLQKATTSYNPLKHPKRSKERRNVVIAQMAKYKYLTKAQADSVSALPLVTDFTPENPYSGPASYLKNAVQDYVKKWGEENGYDLYTDGLRIITTVDSRMQKYAEEATDEKMKQLQRTFDNHWRGRNPWTDEDGKELPGFIDSVAKRTERYKTLSRRFMPLYPDSIMYYMKNVKYKMRVFSWNNKRGYDSTEMTPYDSIAYYKHFLQSGMVAMDPHTGYIRAWVGGLDYDYFKYDHVKQGKRQPGSTFKPFVYTAAIDDSLVNLSPCDRIEDRPFRKEFINAKGEEDVWEPRNSTGYYTYSNMTLRRALARSVNSITAQLTDRVTPERVAEYAHRMGIKSRLYAVPSIGLGSSDVSLYELVGAYCTFINDGEAIEPMIVQRIEDRDGNVIETFTSKTKRAISPESAFLMRYMLQGGLQESGGTSQNLWSFDLFKNHNEMGGKTGTTSNNSDGWFVGVSNKLVVGAWVGGDDRSIHFRSTDLGEGAKTALPLVGRFLEKVYADPKFKNLQGPFPKPTVPITKNYLNCGPSDDEQNVEESDSTAAEAVEDSTFMPLAPIPAPPLPPDTTRNPEQ; from the coding sequence ATGAGTGAGTATAGGGAGCGATTCCGCGCCGTTCGTCACGCCTTTGGTGCGTTTCGACGACGAATGCGACAACGCCGGACAAAATTTGGCAACGTCAGACGCGGAGTTGGCCGACAAATATACCGGCAAACTGCACGAATTGCCGGTGAAGAGCGGGTTAGTTCCTGGGTTTCAACCTACCACGAATACCGCAACCGTTTCCGCTCGTTTATTCACCAGTATATCGATCCCGACTCCTGGTATTATCCTTATCTGAAATATGGTATAAAAGGCGGGCTTATAGCGGCACTGGCACTGGGTCTGTATGTTTTCATTATCAATTATAACTTTCTCTATCTGACCGGCGAAATGCCGAGTGTAGAAGAACTCAAAAACCCAAAACTCAACCAGTCGTCGGAGATTTATTCACAGGATGGGGTCATGATCGGGAAATTTTATGCCGAAAATCGAACCCCTATCAAATACGAAAATATTCCGAAACAACTGATCAATGCGCTGGTTGCCACGGAAGACGCTCGTTTTTATGAACATGGTGGTGTTGACCCTCGGGCCATTGCCCGAGCCTTGTTTAGTTTCGGACGCGAAGGCGGTGGCTCAACCATTACGCAACAGTTGGCAAAAAACCTGTTTAAGACCCGTCGGAAAAGCAATTCAGGTCTACTCACACGCATACCATTCATCCGAAAAGTAATTTATAAATCGAAAGAATGGCTGATGGCCCTAAAGCTGGAGCGCAATTTCTCGAAGCAGGAAATTATTACCTATTACTTTAATACGGTTGATTTTGGCAGCAACGCTTTTGGGCTGAAAACAGCCGCCCGAACGTTTTTCAACAAACTGCCCGACAGTCTGAATGTGCAGGAAGGAGCCGTTCTTGTCGGCTTGCAGAAAGCAACGACCAGCTATAACCCACTGAAACATCCGAAACGTTCGAAGGAGCGCCGGAACGTGGTGATAGCTCAGATGGCCAAATACAAGTATCTGACCAAAGCCCAGGCCGACTCGGTTAGCGCACTACCTCTAGTAACAGATTTCACCCCCGAAAACCCCTACTCGGGTCCCGCCAGCTACCTGAAAAATGCCGTTCAGGACTACGTCAAAAAGTGGGGAGAAGAAAACGGATATGACCTGTATACCGATGGCCTGCGTATCATAACCACCGTTGATTCCCGGATGCAGAAGTATGCCGAAGAAGCGACTGATGAGAAAATGAAGCAGTTGCAGCGAACGTTCGACAACCACTGGCGCGGCCGAAACCCCTGGACCGATGAAGATGGGAAAGAACTGCCGGGCTTTATCGACTCCGTTGCCAAACGAACGGAACGGTATAAAACGCTGAGCCGCCGGTTTATGCCACTCTATCCAGACTCGATCATGTACTACATGAAAAACGTGAAGTACAAAATGCGCGTGTTTAGCTGGAACAACAAACGGGGCTACGACTCAACCGAAATGACTCCATACGATTCCATTGCCTACTACAAGCATTTTCTGCAATCGGGTATGGTAGCAATGGACCCCCATACAGGCTACATACGGGCGTGGGTAGGTGGACTAGACTACGACTATTTCAAGTACGACCACGTAAAGCAGGGAAAACGGCAACCGGGGTCTACCTTTAAACCTTTTGTCTATACGGCTGCTATCGACGATTCGCTGGTTAATCTGAGCCCCTGCGATCGAATTGAAGACCGCCCGTTCCGCAAAGAATTTATCAATGCAAAAGGCGAAGAAGACGTTTGGGAACCCCGCAACTCTACGGGCTACTATACCTACTCTAACATGACTCTGCGCCGGGCGCTGGCTCGTTCGGTCAACTCAATTACGGCTCAGCTAACCGACCGGGTTACGCCTGAGCGGGTAGCCGAATACGCACACCGAATGGGCATTAAAAGCCGGTTATATGCGGTACCCTCCATTGGTCTGGGCTCTTCCGATGTTTCGCTTTATGAGTTGGTTGGTGCTTACTGTACGTTCATTAACGATGGCGAAGCCATTGAACCCATGATTGTTCAGCGCATTGAAGACCGCGACGGTAATGTTATCGAGACATTTACGTCCAAAACCAAACGAGCCATCAGCCCTGAGTCGGCGTTTCTGATGCGCTATATGCTTCAGGGCGGCCTTCAGGAATCGGGTGGTACATCGCAGAATTTGTGGTCGTTCGATCTGTTCAAGAATCATAACGAAATGGGTGGCAAAACTGGCACCACTTCCAACAATTCCGACGGCTGGTTTGTGGGAGTGTCCAATAAACTCGTAGTGGGGGCCTGGGTAGGTGGCGACGACCGCAGCATTCACTTCCGCTCTACCGACCTTGGCGAAGGAGCCAAAACCGCCCTGCCGTTGGTGGGGCGGTTTCTGGAAAAAGTCTATGCCGACCCTAAGTTCAAGAATTTGCAGGGGCCATTCCCGAAACCCACAGTGCCCATCACGAAGAATTATCTGAACTGTGGGCCATCTGACGATGAGCAAAATGTAGAAGAGTCGGATTCAACAGCGGCCGAAGCCGTAGAAGACTCAACGTTTATGCCGCTGGCTCCAATTCCGGCACCACCTCTTCCACCCGATACAACCAGAAATCCGGAACAATAG
- a CDS encoding cellulase family glycosylhydrolase — protein sequence MKRFLFLLGSLLCTLTFGQTVVPHWSAEKANNWYAREPFLVGSNYAPANAINELEMFQADSFDPATIDKELAMAEGIGMNTMRVFLHDLLWQDPVGFTKRLDQFLSICAKHKIRPMLVLFDSCWDPFPKLGKQHEPVPGIHNSGWLQSPGAAALTDVSQYPRLEAYVKGVVGAFRDDNRILAWDVWNEPDNTNDNSYGKNEKKLEPASKVAIVTNLLPHVFAWAREAGASQPLTSGVWVYRTPDDWKNPAKWTAMEKVQFENSDIITFHQYSNPAELEKVIPALESFGRPVICTEYMARGVNSKFQTHLPIAKKAKVGMINWGFVAGKTQTFLPWDSWQKPYVNGREPAIWFHEVFKQDGSPVDPAEVAAIKQATGK from the coding sequence ATGAAGCGATTTTTGTTTTTACTGGGTTCGTTGCTCTGCACCCTAACATTTGGCCAGACTGTTGTTCCGCACTGGTCGGCCGAAAAAGCCAATAACTGGTACGCCAGGGAGCCTTTTCTGGTTGGTTCGAACTATGCACCTGCCAATGCAATCAACGAACTGGAAATGTTTCAGGCCGATAGTTTCGATCCGGCAACGATCGATAAGGAACTGGCAATGGCCGAAGGAATTGGGATGAACACCATGCGTGTATTTCTGCATGACCTCCTCTGGCAAGACCCGGTGGGTTTCACAAAACGGCTCGATCAGTTTCTGTCGATATGTGCCAAACACAAAATTCGGCCCATGCTGGTGTTGTTCGATTCGTGCTGGGACCCGTTTCCGAAATTAGGCAAACAGCATGAGCCGGTGCCGGGTATTCATAATTCGGGTTGGCTACAAAGCCCCGGTGCAGCTGCGCTAACCGACGTGTCGCAGTATCCACGGCTGGAAGCCTACGTAAAAGGTGTGGTAGGTGCTTTTAGAGACGATAACCGAATTCTGGCCTGGGATGTCTGGAATGAACCCGACAATACCAACGACAATAGCTATGGTAAGAATGAGAAAAAACTCGAACCTGCCAGTAAAGTGGCTATTGTGACAAACCTGCTGCCGCACGTATTTGCGTGGGCGCGGGAGGCTGGAGCCTCGCAACCCCTTACGTCTGGTGTTTGGGTATACCGTACTCCCGACGACTGGAAGAATCCTGCTAAATGGACGGCTATGGAAAAAGTGCAGTTCGAAAACTCCGACATAATTACGTTTCACCAATATTCGAACCCGGCCGAACTGGAGAAAGTGATTCCGGCTTTGGAGTCGTTCGGGCGTCCGGTTATCTGTACCGAATATATGGCGCGGGGGGTAAACAGCAAGTTTCAAACGCACTTGCCCATTGCCAAAAAAGCAAAGGTTGGTATGATCAACTGGGGCTTTGTGGCTGGTAAAACGCAAACATTCCTGCCCTGGGATAGCTGGCAGAAACCCTATGTGAACGGACGCGAACCTGCTATTTGGTTCCATGAGGTCTTCAAACAGGATGGCTCTCCTGTTGACCCGGCCGAAGTAGCAGCTATTAAGCAGGCAACGGGTAAATAA